From Halorubrum salinarum, the proteins below share one genomic window:
- the pfdA gene encoding prefoldin subunit alpha translates to MGGGQQQLQQLSQEIQALDEEIEALEAEIADYREEKADIDDAIEAIETLDTGSTVQVPLGGGAYLRAEVQDIDEVIVSLGGNYSAEQEQDDAIDVLRSKQEALDDRIEETEDEVAELESESDELEQQAQQMQQQMQQQQMQQMQQAQEDDGE, encoded by the coding sequence ATGGGCGGCGGACAACAGCAGCTTCAGCAGCTCTCGCAGGAGATCCAGGCGCTCGACGAGGAGATCGAGGCGCTCGAGGCCGAGATCGCCGACTACCGCGAGGAGAAGGCGGACATCGACGACGCGATCGAGGCCATCGAGACGCTCGACACGGGCTCGACGGTCCAGGTCCCGCTCGGCGGCGGCGCCTACCTCCGCGCCGAGGTCCAGGATATCGACGAGGTCATCGTCTCGCTCGGCGGTAACTACTCCGCGGAGCAGGAGCAGGACGACGCCATCGACGTCCTCCGCAGCAAGCAGGAGGCGCTCGACGACCGCATCGAGGAGACCGAAGACGAGGTCGCTGAGCTGGAGTCCGAGAGCGACGAGCTCGAACAGCAGGCCCAGCAGATGCAACAGCAGATGCAGCAACAGCAGATGCAGCAGATGCAGCAGGCGCAGGAAGACGACGGGGAGTAA